The Anaerobranca gottschalkii DSM 13577 sequence TTATAAAGGAAAAGGAAAAAGAATATTTCCAATTAGCTAGATACATATGGGAAAATCCAGAGTTGGGAAATCAAGAATATAAAGCAATGGAAAAATTAACGGAAAAACTACAATCTGAAGGCTTTTCAGTGGAAAAAGGAACAGCAGGTTTAAAAACAGCCTTTACAGCTTGGTATGGCGGGGAAAAGCCTGGACCTATTATAGCCTTTTTAGGAGAATATGATGCCTTACCCCAATTGGGCCATGGTTGTGGCCACAATCTCATAGGGGTAGGGGCTGTTTTAGCAGCAGTTAGTTTAAAAGCAGCAGTAGATCTATATGGCGGTAAGGTAATGGTAATAGGGACTCCTGCAGAAGAGACCGATGGTGGGAAAGTGATTATGGTAGATAATGGTGTATTCGATTCAGTAGATATAGCGATGATGATCCATCCTGCCAGTTCCTATGAAAGTAGTGGTACTTCTTTGGCAATGGAAGCGCTACAGTTTGATTTTTATGGCAAAGCTGCCCATGGTGCATCATCACCCCATAAAGGGATAAATGCCCTTGATGCAGTGGTAAATATGTATGTAGCTATCAGCACATTAAGGCAACAGTTAACCAGTGATATAAGGATTCATGGTATCATATCTAAAGGTGGAGAAGCGGCGAATATTATCCCAGATCATACCCAAGCAAGGTACTATGTCAGGGCAAAGGAAAAGGAAAGTTTAAAGGAAGTGATTAAAAAAGTCAAAAATTGTGCCCAAGCTGCCGCCTTAGCGACGGGATGTACAGTTGAGATATCAAATTATGAACTGTCCTATGATAATCTAATTTCTAATACCCGTCTTTCCCAGTTATTTGATAACAATTTAATTCAAACAGGGGTTTCTCCAGGAGAAATTAAACAGGGGTTAGAACACGGATCATTGGATATAGGGAATGTTAGTCAAGTAGTTCCGGCAATCCATCCATTTGTAAAAATCTGTGAAGAAAACCTAGCTGCCCATACCTTAGAATTTAAGGAGGCAGCAGGTAGTGAGGAAGGATTTAAGTTGTTTATAAAAGGGATCCAGGCTTTAGCTTTAACTGCCTTTGATTTATTAACTAGACCAGAGTTAGTAGAAGAGATAAAAAAAGAACATAGAGGGGGATAGAAATGGAAGGTTTACAAAACTTTTTAGATGGAGTGATTTCCATAGATACACTTCTTAGTTTTATCAAGAATTCTTTTAGAATAATTGTAATCTTGATTTTATCAATGTATGTACTTAAACTTGGTTATAAACTATTAGAGAAATTTTTTGCAAGTCAAAAGTATATGAATGAAAGAAAACAAAAAACATTACTAACCATCTCTAAGAGCTTTTTAAAATATGGAGTATATTTATTTGCAGCTTTGATGATTTTATCTGAGTTGGGTTTTAGCACAACTTCCCTCCTTGCCGGTGCAGGGGTCGTGGGGTTAGCTATTGGTTTTGGAGCCCAGGGCATAGTTAGGGATGTAATTACTGGATTTTTTATCCTTTTTGAAGATCAATATTCTGTAGGTGATTATGTAAAGATTTCTGGGTTATCGGGAGTAGTTACAGATATTGGAATTAGGGTAACAAAACTTAGGGATTTTTCTGGAGAAGTACACATAATCCCTAATGGAACTGTAGAAAAGGTAACAAACTTATCATTAGGAAAAATGAGGGCAATGGTTGATATTCCCGTAGCCTATGAAGAAAACTTAAACAAGGTATTCAAGGTATTGGAAGAGACTATGGAAAAAATAAAAACAGAGTTTCAGGAAGTAGTGGAAGGACCGACAATTTTAGGGGTATCGAATTTTGGAGATAGTGAAGTAAATATTAGGATTGTTGCCCAAACAGCTCCTATGGAACAGTGGAAAATTGAGAGGATAATTAGACTTTATGTTAAAGAAGCCTTTGAAGAAAATGGAATCGAAATACCTTATCCAAGAAGGGTGTTAATTAATAAGGAGTAAAAAAAAGAGCTATCTAAATCATATTTAAAACTTTAGATAGCTTTTTTTAAAGATTTTTTTTAGAAAGTACCAAAAAATAATATTAAGAATATTGACAATATATATATATATATATAATTATAATAAAATAAGAGCAATGATATAATATTTGGGTAATATACTAAATATTGTAATAACCTATATTTCATTTTGAAAGGAGTAAGATTTAGTGAAAAAGATAAATTCAGTTGGTTGGTTATATATGTTTATGTTTGCTATAGCATTTATCGGAGCACTGTTTATAAGAGCTTATCAATTAAGTATTATATATATTATTATTCTTTTTTTCTTGATTTTTATAATTAACATGTTTTGTTTATTTTTAGTTATCACTAAAAAAAATAAACTTTAGTCTTAGTAAGTGGCTTACTTAAAAAGTTTAAGGAGATTGGTTTTGGGGGTGATACTAAGATGCTTAAGCTTGCTGCTTTGCTTGGGATTCCAACCGCTACTGCAATGACAATTGTAAATATTATTCTCAATGCAGGAACATTAGCAACGGTATTAATAGCATTAGCAACTGTTCTATCTTCTGGAGCAACTTCTATACTGTTGCTTGGTTGGTCAACAATTAAGGCTGAAGTTATTAGACGTGTTGCTCTATATGGAACTCTAAATGCTGCTATATATTAATTTATTAACTTGACTAGTAAAAATATAAGTTAAAACTAGCCACTTGCTAAGGCTTTTTTGTTAAAGATGATTAATAGTACTTGGGAGGACAAAAATGTTTTTTATTCAAAAATTAAAAATGAACTATATTCTGTTTCGATATATAGTATCACAAGATATGATTTTTATAAAAAGAAAATTAAAAATAACAAAATATTTTACATTTTATATTCTTTATCAAAGTATTGCTTTAATACTTTTTTTATTAGCAGCATTACAACTACGGCTAAATTTTAATGAAGTTGTATTCTTTTTAATTGTTGTTTTGCTAATTATATCTATTAATTTTGGTCAATTTATTAAATCCGGTCAAAGTATATTAAAAAGATTTAAATATGATTATTTTAAGACTGCTTATGCTGATGAAAATGTTTTTGCTAATTATTTAATATTTTTAGATTATTTCATATCGAAAATGAAAATGGTAGCTTTTATTATTCCTGTATATATTTTGATTGGTTTATATTTTAGGTTTCATGGTATAATTATTTTGTTAATTTTAGAATGTATTTCTTTTCTTATATATAAAATCAGAAGAATAATGGAATATAATAATAATACTATTATTTCATTCTTTTCTTATATTTCGAACGTAGTTATAATTTTATTTATTTCTTATTTTATAACTAATTATATTATATCAATAATGATCACTTCGAGGAATTTAATTGATCATTTCGGAGGTTTAACAGGGGAATATTTTGATACCCTTGAAAGAATGTTGGTTTCAGAAATGCATTTTATAGGGAATTTTTTTGACATTATTTATAAATGGTTATATATAATCTTAAGAGAAAGTAATATTGTAAAGCTAATTTTATTACTATGTTTTCTGTTAATTATGATTTATATCACTAAAAATATGGGTATTAAAAATATTGGAGGCCCTACAAAAGGAAAAACGAAATATTCTGTGTTTTGCTATAAAATTATAGAAAATATGTTAAGACAGGAAGAAACTAGTAGTGCGATATTTTTCAAGGATATAAATATAATAAAAAATTATAAGTTGAGCTTAAATGATGCCATTAGTTCAATATTTCCTAAAGAAAATTTTATATTGATAGGAGGCTTTATTGCTATAAATTCTCAAATAAACAATTATCTAATACCAGTTGCTGTTTTTCATATAATAATGTTGGGATC is a genomic window containing:
- a CDS encoding M20 family metallopeptidase produces the protein MKEKILKFIKEKEKEYFQLARYIWENPELGNQEYKAMEKLTEKLQSEGFSVEKGTAGLKTAFTAWYGGEKPGPIIAFLGEYDALPQLGHGCGHNLIGVGAVLAAVSLKAAVDLYGGKVMVIGTPAEETDGGKVIMVDNGVFDSVDIAMMIHPASSYESSGTSLAMEALQFDFYGKAAHGASSPHKGINALDAVVNMYVAISTLRQQLTSDIRIHGIISKGGEAANIIPDHTQARYYVRAKEKESLKEVIKKVKNCAQAAALATGCTVEISNYELSYDNLISNTRLSQLFDNNLIQTGVSPGEIKQGLEHGSLDIGNVSQVVPAIHPFVKICEENLAAHTLEFKEAAGSEEGFKLFIKGIQALALTAFDLLTRPELVEEIKKEHRGG
- a CDS encoding mechanosensitive ion channel family protein, which codes for MEGLQNFLDGVISIDTLLSFIKNSFRIIVILILSMYVLKLGYKLLEKFFASQKYMNERKQKTLLTISKSFLKYGVYLFAALMILSELGFSTTSLLAGAGVVGLAIGFGAQGIVRDVITGFFILFEDQYSVGDYVKISGLSGVVTDIGIRVTKLRDFSGEVHIIPNGTVEKVTNLSLGKMRAMVDIPVAYEENLNKVFKVLEETMEKIKTEFQEVVEGPTILGVSNFGDSEVNIRIVAQTAPMEQWKIERIIRLYVKEAFEENGIEIPYPRRVLINKE
- a CDS encoding uberolysin/carnocyclin family circular bacteriocin, whose amino-acid sequence is MLKLAALLGIPTATAMTIVNIILNAGTLATVLIALATVLSSGATSILLLGWSTIKAEVIRRVALYGTLNAAIY